One window from the genome of Thermaerobacter marianensis DSM 12885 encodes:
- a CDS encoding response regulator transcription factor: MAGGWAMIRVLLADDQALVREGLRLLLELQGDLEVTAVADGTEAVERVQREAFDVALLDVRMPRMDGITCLRRLRALRPDLPVLMLTTFGDDGLVRQCLAAGAAAYLLKDVPPEDLANAVRLVVLGGGLIPGDLARSLVEGEGAGASPGQGGLPAPPGPAPAAAPRLPARRKAPGDGPPRDPRLDGPEPLTARQREVLELLAEGLSNREIAARLHLSEGTVKNVVSEIYARLQVRDRVQAVLRARGWQAGAGPDSASPPAGGMRA; this comes from the coding sequence GTGGCCGGCGGATGGGCCATGATCCGGGTCCTCTTGGCCGACGATCAGGCCCTGGTGCGGGAGGGCCTGCGCCTCTTGCTGGAGCTGCAGGGCGATCTTGAGGTGACCGCCGTGGCCGACGGCACCGAGGCCGTGGAGCGGGTGCAGCGCGAAGCCTTCGACGTGGCGCTGCTCGACGTGCGCATGCCCCGTATGGACGGCATCACCTGCTTGCGCCGGCTCCGCGCCCTGCGGCCCGACCTGCCCGTCCTCATGCTGACCACCTTCGGCGACGACGGCCTGGTCCGGCAATGCCTGGCGGCAGGGGCGGCGGCCTACCTGCTGAAGGACGTACCGCCGGAAGACCTGGCCAACGCCGTCCGTCTCGTGGTGCTGGGCGGCGGGCTCATCCCGGGGGATCTGGCGCGCAGCCTGGTGGAGGGGGAGGGCGCCGGTGCGAGTCCCGGGCAAGGGGGCCTGCCGGCCCCGCCGGGCCCGGCCCCCGCCGCCGCGCCACGCCTGCCGGCCCGACGGAAGGCGCCCGGCGACGGGCCGCCCCGCGATCCGCGGCTCGATGGCCCCGAGCCTCTGACGGCCCGCCAGCGGGAAGTCCTCGAGTTGCTGGCTGAAGGCCTGTCCAACCGGGAGATCGCGGCCCGGCTCCACCTCTCCGAAGGCACCGTCAAGAACGTGGTCAGCGAGATCTACGCCCGGCTCCAGGTTCGCGACCGGGTGCAGGCGGTGCTCCGGGCCCGGGGCTGGCAGGCGGGTGCCGGCCCGGATTCCGCCTCTCCGCCGGCCGGCGGGATGCGGGCATGA
- a CDS encoding sensor histidine kinase: MDPWKLEQAGAGEEPGFHLTRLVLFAAGTAAWLLANPAPLPAVTLALAGILVLEALLQTVVLRGWDPDGAEGPGWAASGAWLAALGMALWTVHRTREVALVGPVAAVAMGAAAVLGRRRARWSNAAAGPQGALLAGAVLLAAAWSGDLHAAHRAERRRLERAVAELAAAQARLAELAARSGEVTARREREELLGSLHDALGHALTAQLLQVSLAGRLLPADPQGAAARLEAVEQGLREGLDQVRQLLRRSLHPARLPLAAAVRRLADDFAAASGVGVRVVLEPDATAVSDVDGEVAAVVYRAVQEALTNAARHGRARRVAVRLVVAGPRLRLFVQDDGAGAATLVPGMGLGRLTAAVQRVGGTVRFETAAGRGFAVEIGVPRRLPAGWPADGP, encoded by the coding sequence GTGGACCCATGGAAACTGGAGCAGGCCGGCGCGGGGGAGGAACCCGGCTTCCACCTCACCCGCCTGGTGCTCTTCGCGGCGGGGACGGCGGCATGGCTGCTGGCCAACCCGGCGCCGCTGCCGGCGGTGACCCTGGCCCTGGCCGGGATCCTGGTGCTGGAAGCCCTCCTCCAGACCGTCGTTCTACGGGGCTGGGACCCGGACGGTGCGGAGGGGCCCGGTTGGGCTGCCTCCGGCGCCTGGCTCGCGGCCCTGGGCATGGCCCTCTGGACGGTGCATCGCACCCGCGAGGTGGCCCTGGTGGGCCCCGTGGCCGCGGTCGCCATGGGGGCGGCGGCGGTCCTCGGGCGGCGCCGGGCCCGGTGGAGCAACGCGGCGGCCGGCCCCCAGGGGGCCCTCTTGGCAGGCGCCGTCTTGCTGGCCGCCGCCTGGAGCGGCGACCTCCACGCCGCCCACCGGGCCGAGCGCCGGCGGCTCGAGAGGGCCGTGGCCGAGCTGGCGGCCGCCCAGGCCCGGCTCGCCGAGCTGGCGGCCCGCAGCGGCGAGGTGACGGCCCGCCGCGAGCGGGAGGAGCTGCTGGGGAGCCTCCACGACGCCCTGGGCCACGCCCTGACGGCCCAGCTCCTGCAGGTGTCCCTGGCCGGCCGGCTGCTGCCTGCCGACCCCCAGGGGGCCGCGGCACGGCTCGAGGCGGTGGAGCAGGGCCTGCGGGAAGGCCTGGACCAGGTGCGCCAGCTCTTGCGCCGCTCCCTCCACCCCGCCCGGCTGCCGTTGGCGGCGGCCGTCCGCCGGCTGGCCGACGACTTTGCCGCCGCCAGCGGTGTCGGCGTGCGGGTGGTGCTGGAACCCGACGCCACTGCGGTGTCCGACGTGGACGGGGAGGTGGCCGCCGTCGTGTACCGCGCCGTTCAGGAAGCGCTGACCAACGCCGCCCGGCACGGCCGCGCCCGTCGGGTGGCGGTACGGCTGGTGGTGGCCGGCCCGCGGCTGCGCCTGTTCGTCCAGGACGACGGCGCCGGTGCCGCCACGCTGGTTCCGGGGATGGGCCTGGGCCGGTTGACCGCGGCGGTGCAGCGGGTTGGCGGCACCGTGCGGTTCGAGACGGCGGCCGGGCGGGGGTTTGCCGTTGAGATCGGGGTGCCGCGCCGGTTGCCGGCCGGGTGGCCGGCGGATGGGCCATGA
- a CDS encoding ABC transporter permease, producing MKRPLNLLWLLAVPLFFGVLGAGMFLQSGQVPVLPVVVEDRGPWVDPLLRALEATPMQVRRLEREEAIARIHQGRERVVLWVPPDFSRSVDAGAPRLELWHGPRYEPGLEVARIRAVAAGLVTGTPAGTLPVAAVPPRPTVEPREYQLLRAVFGFYAMFALVTLITQAAALHRERALGTLSRTLVNGATYGEVVAGHAAALFLIGLLQAAAMLGVTALMGAPWLAAGLPALALAVVATLVAACGIALAAAGFTHTSQQIHAVATLVGTIAAMLGGAFWPLDVVPSALQEVARLSPVYWALDAVREAFVFGGPGAAQGPAVAVLFLVGLLAGTAGVMGLRRWAV from the coding sequence TTGAAGCGTCCTTTGAACCTGCTCTGGCTGCTGGCCGTGCCGCTGTTCTTCGGCGTGCTCGGGGCGGGCATGTTCCTCCAGTCGGGCCAGGTGCCCGTCCTGCCCGTGGTCGTGGAGGACCGCGGCCCGTGGGTCGACCCGCTGCTGCGGGCCCTGGAGGCGACACCCATGCAGGTGCGCCGCCTGGAGCGGGAGGAGGCCATCGCCCGCATCCACCAGGGGCGGGAGCGGGTGGTGTTGTGGGTGCCGCCGGACTTTTCCCGGTCGGTGGACGCGGGCGCGCCCCGGCTGGAACTGTGGCACGGGCCGCGCTACGAGCCCGGCCTAGAGGTTGCCCGCATCCGGGCCGTGGCCGCCGGCCTGGTGACGGGCACCCCGGCCGGGACCCTGCCCGTGGCGGCGGTGCCGCCGCGGCCCACGGTCGAGCCGCGGGAATACCAGCTCCTGCGCGCGGTGTTCGGCTTCTACGCCATGTTCGCCCTGGTGACCCTGATCACCCAGGCCGCGGCCCTCCACCGGGAGCGGGCGCTGGGGACTCTGTCCCGTACCCTCGTGAACGGGGCCACGTACGGTGAGGTGGTGGCAGGCCATGCCGCGGCGCTGTTCCTCATCGGCCTGCTGCAAGCCGCGGCGATGCTGGGTGTCACGGCGCTGATGGGAGCGCCCTGGTTGGCGGCGGGGCTGCCCGCCCTGGCCCTGGCCGTGGTGGCGACCCTGGTGGCGGCCTGCGGCATCGCCCTGGCGGCGGCCGGGTTTACCCACACCTCGCAGCAGATCCATGCCGTGGCCACTCTGGTGGGGACCATCGCCGCCATGCTGGGGGGCGCCTTCTGGCCGCTGGACGTGGTTCCCTCGGCGCTCCAGGAGGTGGCGCGCCTCAGTCCGGTGTATTGGGCCCTTGACGCGGTGCGGGAGGCGTTCGTCTTCGGCGGGCCGGGGGCGGCCCAGGGGCCGGCCGTGGCGGTGTTGTTCCTCGTGGGCTTGCTGGCCGGCACGGCCGGCGTCATGGGGCTGCGGCGCTGGGCGGTGTGA
- a CDS encoding ABC transporter permease, protein MTQALRQAAVIAANQLVRFAADWRGALILFLIPLAFNLVLGVSLRQAFSPDFRPDRPYRVAVAIPSGLAGAPVLERALQEAEDDGWIAVQAAVTPEAAVEGVRRRQAEAAVVVPPGFPEDPLQVVAEPGTVAGSVVESVMREAAALLTATATGNGRPVPVDLAVRPAPLPGAPVAASGGGDAAPGAVGAMAYYAAGMAVMMIYFATREGTQGYLRDRMTGVYLRVRAGGTSPAAYLGGTFAGSVAVGLVFMALMTLTTRLLFAVQWGHLGGWAVLTVASVLAAAGVNSLLLAFVRSPEVKEVVTTALAQVLGFFGGSMMPLFVFPDVLARVSRWVPNRWMLDGYLELMAGAGPAAVLDDAARLAAVGAALLAVGWILDRVAARLAGEA, encoded by the coding sequence GTGACGCAAGCCTTGCGGCAGGCAGCCGTCATCGCCGCCAACCAGCTGGTGCGGTTCGCGGCGGACTGGCGCGGCGCCCTGATCCTGTTCCTCATCCCCCTGGCGTTCAACCTGGTGCTGGGGGTGAGCCTCCGGCAGGCCTTCTCCCCGGACTTCCGCCCGGACCGGCCTTACCGGGTGGCGGTGGCGATCCCCTCCGGACTGGCCGGCGCGCCGGTGCTGGAGCGGGCGTTGCAGGAGGCGGAGGACGACGGCTGGATCGCGGTGCAGGCGGCGGTCACTCCGGAAGCCGCCGTGGAAGGGGTGCGCCGCCGGCAGGCGGAGGCGGCCGTGGTGGTCCCGCCGGGTTTCCCGGAGGACCCCCTGCAGGTCGTGGCCGAGCCAGGTACCGTGGCCGGTTCGGTGGTGGAGTCGGTGATGCGGGAGGCCGCCGCCCTGCTGACGGCAACCGCCACCGGCAACGGCCGTCCCGTTCCCGTGGACCTGGCCGTCCGGCCGGCGCCGCTGCCGGGCGCACCGGTCGCCGCCAGCGGGGGTGGCGACGCGGCTCCCGGTGCGGTCGGCGCCATGGCCTACTACGCGGCCGGGATGGCGGTGATGATGATCTACTTCGCCACCCGGGAGGGCACCCAGGGGTACCTGCGGGACAGGATGACCGGCGTCTACCTGAGGGTGCGGGCGGGAGGAACAAGCCCGGCCGCCTACCTGGGGGGCACCTTCGCGGGCAGCGTGGCGGTGGGCCTGGTCTTCATGGCCCTGATGACCTTGACGACGCGGTTGCTCTTCGCCGTCCAGTGGGGGCACCTTGGCGGGTGGGCGGTGCTGACCGTGGCATCGGTCCTGGCCGCGGCCGGGGTCAACAGCCTGCTTCTGGCCTTCGTGCGATCCCCCGAGGTGAAGGAGGTCGTGACCACCGCCCTGGCCCAGGTGCTCGGCTTCTTCGGCGGGTCCATGATGCCCCTCTTCGTCTTCCCCGACGTCCTGGCGCGGGTGTCGCGGTGGGTGCCCAACCGCTGGATGCTGGACGGGTATCTGGAACTCATGGCCGGCGCCGGCCCGGCCGCGGTCCTGGACGACGCGGCGCGCCTGGCGGCGGTGGGGGCCGCCCTGCTGGCCGTGGGCTGGATCTTGGACCGGGTGGCCGCCCGGTTGGCGGGGGAGGCGTGA
- a CDS encoding ABC transporter ATP-binding protein, with product MASVVGDPRPAVDAGIRSGTVPSPAGSTAPGAGGFGADAGGPAGRGQPLLAVRNLVKRFGDQVAVDGVAFEVYPGETFGLLGPNGAGKSTTLAMVAGLLRPDAGEVEVGGFPLATRRREAQRLLGVVPQDVALYPELTAAQNMGYFAALRGLRGAEARRQIEAALDLVGLASHAGQRVERFSGGMKRRLNIAIGLLGRPRLLLLDEPTVGIDPQSRRHILETIRRLAAGGIAVLYTSHYMEEVEFLCRRVAIMDHGRIIAQGPLDQVRALAGDAAVLRLPWDRVLRDDDPEELARELGVPVEVTGGEVRFVLPRGPQQATAVLGELVRRGVPVRGMRLETPNLETVFLALTGRALRD from the coding sequence GGGGCGGACGCGGGCGGGCCGGCGGGCCGCGGGCAGCCGCTGCTGGCGGTCCGCAACCTGGTCAAGCGGTTCGGCGACCAGGTCGCCGTGGACGGCGTCGCCTTCGAGGTGTACCCCGGCGAGACCTTCGGCCTCCTGGGCCCCAACGGCGCCGGCAAGAGCACCACCCTGGCCATGGTCGCCGGCCTGCTGCGGCCCGACGCCGGCGAGGTCGAGGTGGGCGGCTTCCCGCTGGCCACCCGGCGCCGCGAGGCCCAGCGCTTGCTGGGCGTGGTACCGCAGGACGTGGCCCTCTATCCGGAGCTGACGGCGGCCCAGAACATGGGCTACTTCGCCGCCCTGCGCGGCCTGCGGGGCGCCGAGGCGCGCCGCCAGATCGAAGCGGCCCTGGACCTGGTCGGCCTGGCGTCCCACGCCGGGCAGCGGGTGGAGCGGTTCTCCGGCGGCATGAAGCGGCGCCTCAACATCGCCATCGGCCTGCTGGGCCGGCCGCGGCTCCTCCTGCTGGACGAACCCACCGTGGGCATCGACCCCCAGTCCCGGCGCCACATCCTTGAGACCATCCGCCGGCTGGCCGCCGGCGGCATCGCCGTCCTCTACACCAGCCACTACATGGAAGAGGTCGAGTTCCTCTGCCGCCGCGTCGCCATCATGGACCACGGCCGCATCATCGCCCAGGGGCCCCTGGACCAGGTGCGGGCCCTGGCAGGCGACGCCGCCGTGCTGCGCCTTCCCTGGGACCGGGTCCTCCGCGACGACGACCCCGAAGAGCTGGCGCGCGAGCTGGGGGTCCCCGTGGAGGTGACGGGCGGTGAGGTCCGGTTCGTCCTGCCGCGGGGGCCGCAACAGGCCACCGCGGTGCTGGGCGAGCTGGTGCGGCGCGGGGTGCCGGTGCGCGGGATGCGCCTGGAGACGCCCAACCTGGAGACGGTGTTCCTGGCCCTGACGGGCCGGGCCCTGCGGGATTAG